CAACCGGCGGATCCAGTCCGACTCTTTCATTGAGCCCGGCGTCCAACGGGGACGGTATGAAAAAGAGCGTTGAGGAACACGCCGCTCGCTTCGACGAGAAGGCACCCGAGTACGACGACTCGAAGTCGGCGGAGTATCTGGCGTGTGCGAATCTCGTGGTCGAGCACGCGGCGCCCGGGCCTGGGGACGTCGTCCTCGACCTCGGTACCGGGACGGGAGCCATCGCCCTCGCACTCGCGCCCGACGCGAGCCACGTCGTCGGCCGCGACGTTAGCGAGGGAATGATGGCGGAGGCACGCCGGAAAGCCGACGAGGCGGGCCTCGAGAACGTCGCGTTCGGCTACGGGACCTTCCGCGAACCCGACTACGACGGCCCGGTCGCAGTCGTAACCTCGAACTTCGCGATGCACCACCTCGACGACGAGGAGAAACGGGAGGCGATCGAGGTGATCGCGTCCCTCGAACCCCGGAAATTCGTGCTGGGTGACGTAATGTTCTTCGGCGAGCCAGATCCCGACGCGCCCTTCTACAGCCCCGAGGTGGACGACCCGGCAACCGTCGGCGTCCTCGCGGACGCGCTCACCGACGCGGGCTTCTCGCTGACCGCTGTCGAGCGCGTCCACGATCAGGTGGGCGTGCTGGTCGCCGAGCGTGGGTCCATATGAAACATCTCCCGAAACACCTCCAGCCGCGCTGGCGGTACCTGGCGGTCGAACTCGAGTCCTGGCCGGACGCGAGCGTCGGCCGTCGGTCGTTCCAGCGCGAGGTCTGGTACGCGAGTCAGAATCTGCTGGGCGATCCGGGGAGCGCCGACGCGGACCTCACGGTGGTCCGCTTTTCGTTCGCCGACGCGACCGGCCAGGCGATCGTCAGGGTTCGTCGCGGGGAGACCGAACCGGCCCGGGCGGCGATCGCCTGTATCGACGAGATCGACGGCCACACCGTCGGAGTCGTCGTCCACGGTATCAGTGGCACGATCCGTGCCGCTGAAGAAAACTATTTACACCGCCGCGGGCAAGTTTCGGAGGAGAGAAACGTCGTGTTCGGGAACGAAGAGCGAGTCGCCGTCGTGCGCGATGGATCTGCAGACGTACGACTCGATGAGGCGTTCGCGGGCGCGACAGACCTCGATTACGATTTAGCGTGATACTATGCAGGGACAAGCCCAACAGCAGGCGTACGACCGCGGCATCACGATCTTCTCACCGGACGGCCGGCTCTACCAGGTGGAGTACGCCCGCGAGGCGGTCAAACGCGGGACCGCCAGTATCGGGATCCGGACGGCCGACGGCGTCGTTCTCGCCGTCGACAAGCGCATCCCCTCGCCACTGCTCGAGGACACGAGCGTCGAGAAGATTCACAAGGCAGATGACCACGTCGGCATCGCGAGTGCGGGACACGTCGCCGACGCCCGCCAGCTGATCGACTTCGCCCGCCGCCAGGCGCAGGTCAACCAGCTGCGCTACGGCGAGCCGATCGGCGTCGAAACGCTGACGAAGACCGTCACTGACCACATCCAGCAGTACACGCAGGTCGGCGGTGCTCGCCCGTTCGGTGTCGCGCTGATCATCGGCGGGATCGAAAACGGCGAACCGCGGCTGTTCGAAACCGACCCCTCGGGGACGCCCTACGAGTGGAAGGCGCTGGCCGTCGGTGCCGACCGCGGCGACCTCCAGAGCTACCTCGAGGACGAGTACGACGAGGAGTCGGACTTAGACGGCGGGATCACGCTCGCGCTCGACGCGCTGGCGTCGGTCAACGAGGGCTCGCTGCTGCCCACCGAGGTGGGGCTCGCGACGGTCGACGTCGAGACCGAGAGCTTCGAGCAGTTCGACGACGATCGGATCGAAGAGTACCTCGTCGAGAACGACCTCCTCGCGGAGGAAGAGACGGACGAATAATCCGTCGAATCGGGAAAAGCTCTTTTAACTGGGGGAGATACTCTCCCCCATGATATCACTCGACGAGGCGGTAACCGCGCGGCTCGAGTCTCACGGCGCGCGCTTCGAGGTGCTCGTAGACCCCGACGCGGCGCTCGCGATCAAACGCGGCGAGTTCGACGGCGAACTCGAGGACGTGATCGCCGCCGAGGACGTCTTCGAGGATGCCTCGACCGGCGATCGACCCGCCGAGAACGACCTCGAGAAGGTGTTCGACACCACCGACCCCCTCGAGATCGTCCCCGAGGTGATCACACAGGGGGAGATCCAGATTACGGCCGAGCAGCGCCGCGAGATGCAAGCACAGAAGCGAAAACAGCTGATCGACACGATCGCGCGCAACGCGATCAACCCGCAGATGGACAACGCACCCCATCCGCCCGAGCGCATCGAGAACGCCCTCGAGGAGGCGGGCTTCACCGTCGATCCCATGCAGCCGGCCAGCGAGCAGGTCGACGACGCGCTCGACGCGCTCCGACCGGTGATTCCGATCCGGTTCGAGGAGGTGACCGTCGCCGTGCAGGTGTCACCGGAGTACGCCGGCAGCGCGCAGTCGCAGATTCGTCAGTACGGCGACTTAGAGCGAGAGGAGTGGCAACCCGACGGCTCGTGGATCGGCGTGCTCACGTTCCCCGCCGGCCTCCAGAACGACTTCTACGACCTGGTCAACGAGATCACGAGCGGGGAGGCCGAGACGCAGATCGTCAAGGACAAGGACGAACTGAGTACCCGCTGATCGTCCGGCTCCGCCACGGGATTCAAGACGGTTCGCCCCGTACACCTGCGTATGGACACCGTCTTTCGAACGGGGGTGGTGAACCGCCGTCAGTAGCGTGGTCCGACGCCGTCAGCGCCAGCGGTCCGGTATCGAACGGGCGACCACGAGCCCCAGCTGTTGCTCGAGGGCCACTCAGACGGGTTGTTGTGATTCTGCATCGGTGGTCGCTCGAGTGGGGCAGGGATCACCGATAAAAGACAACGATCCGTATCACACGAGGAGCCGCGGGAGGCCCCTCGAGGAACGACTCACTCCACCGGAACGCGACGACGGCCACCACGCACAGCCACCCACATGAGAGCACTAATCGCCAAACGAGTCGATTCGGGAACGCCGGACACCGACGAGATCCGTGACCTCGCCGAGGCCGCAGGCTACGAGGTCGTCGGCGAAGTGACCCAGACCCGGCGAGCCGACCCGGCCCTCCAGCTGGGCGAGGGGAAAGCGAGCGAACTCGCCCGAAAAGCCGAGTTCGCCGACGTCACGACGGTGATCTTCGACAACCGGCTCGGCCCCTACCAGACGTACAACCTCGGCCAACTGCTCCCCGACGGCGTCGAGGTGATCGACCGGTTCACGCTGATCCTCGAGATTTTCGGCCAGCGCGCCCAGACCCGGAAGGCGCAGCTCCAGGTCGAACTCGCCGAGTTGCGCTATGAACTCCCGCGCGTCGAGGCGAAGGTGAGCCTCGCAAAGCGCGACGAGCACCCCGGCTTCATGGGGCTCGGCGAGTACGACGAGAGCCGCGAACGGGACATCAAAGCCCGGATCAGCCGCATCCGGGACGAACTGGCCCAGATCGAGCAGACCGAAGAGCAGCGCCGAGAGCGTCGGCGTGCCTCTGGATTCGACCTCGTCGCGCTGGCGGGGTACACGAACGCCGGCAAGTCGACGCTGTTGCGCCAGCTCGCCGACGACCTCGAGGTTGAGGAGAACGAAGGGCTCCACCCCGACCTCGAGGCGACGGCCGAGTCCGAAGACCAGCTGTTCACGACGCTCGGGACGACGACCCGGCGGGCGACGGTCGGCTCGCGGGACGTCTTGCTCACGGACACGGTCGGCTTCGTGAGCGACCTCCCTCACTGGCTCGTCGAATCGTTCAAGTCGACGCTCGACTCCGTCTACCGGGCGGACCTC
This portion of the Natronobeatus ordinarius genome encodes:
- the psmA gene encoding archaeal proteasome endopeptidase complex subunit alpha, with protein sequence MQGQAQQQAYDRGITIFSPDGRLYQVEYAREAVKRGTASIGIRTADGVVLAVDKRIPSPLLEDTSVEKIHKADDHVGIASAGHVADARQLIDFARRQAQVNQLRYGEPIGVETLTKTVTDHIQQYTQVGGARPFGVALIIGGIENGEPRLFETDPSGTPYEWKALAVGADRGDLQSYLEDEYDEESDLDGGITLALDALASVNEGSLLPTEVGLATVDVETESFEQFDDDRIEEYLVENDLLAEEETDE
- the hflX gene encoding GTPase HflX, with product MRALIAKRVDSGTPDTDEIRDLAEAAGYEVVGEVTQTRRADPALQLGEGKASELARKAEFADVTTVIFDNRLGPYQTYNLGQLLPDGVEVIDRFTLILEIFGQRAQTRKAQLQVELAELRYELPRVEAKVSLAKRDEHPGFMGLGEYDESRERDIKARISRIRDELAQIEQTEEQRRERRRASGFDLVALAGYTNAGKSTLLRQLADDLEVEENEGLHPDLEATAESEDQLFTTLGTTTRRATVGSRDVLLTDTVGFVSDLPHWLVESFKSTLDSVYRADLVLLVVDVSERVDEIHEKLVTSHDTLYERNEAPIVTVLNKTDRVSEAELEEKMEALSALAPNPVAVSAHEGANVDALLERIDAELPDWEEERLMVPMTDETMSLVSWIHDNAHVEDVTYGDDDVLISFEARPAVVSRARDRAGELGAAAAESA
- a CDS encoding class I SAM-dependent methyltransferase — translated: MKKSVEEHAARFDEKAPEYDDSKSAEYLACANLVVEHAAPGPGDVVLDLGTGTGAIALALAPDASHVVGRDVSEGMMAEARRKADEAGLENVAFGYGTFREPDYDGPVAVVTSNFAMHHLDDEEKREAIEVIASLEPRKFVLGDVMFFGEPDPDAPFYSPEVDDPATVGVLADALTDAGFSLTAVERVHDQVGVLVAERGSI
- a CDS encoding Rpp14/Pop5 family protein, with amino-acid sequence MKHLPKHLQPRWRYLAVELESWPDASVGRRSFQREVWYASQNLLGDPGSADADLTVVRFSFADATGQAIVRVRRGETEPARAAIACIDEIDGHTVGVVVHGISGTIRAAEENYLHRRGQVSEERNVVFGNEERVAVVRDGSADVRLDEAFAGATDLDYDLA
- a CDS encoding ribosome assembly factor SBDS, encoding MISLDEAVTARLESHGARFEVLVDPDAALAIKRGEFDGELEDVIAAEDVFEDASTGDRPAENDLEKVFDTTDPLEIVPEVITQGEIQITAEQRREMQAQKRKQLIDTIARNAINPQMDNAPHPPERIENALEEAGFTVDPMQPASEQVDDALDALRPVIPIRFEEVTVAVQVSPEYAGSAQSQIRQYGDLEREEWQPDGSWIGVLTFPAGLQNDFYDLVNEITSGEAETQIVKDKDELSTR